In the Mycolicibacter minnesotensis genome, GACGTGGAGCCATAGCCGACGATCACCCCGGCCGCGCCGGTGCGCATCAGGTGCAGCGCGGTGCGGTGGTCGATCACGCCACCGGCCACCACCGGAATGTCCAGCTCGGAGATGAAGGTCTTCAGATTGAGCGGTTCGCCGGCACCGTCTCGGTCCACGGCCACCCGCTCGGCGGAGATGATGGTGCCCTGAATCACCAGCAGATCGACACCTGCGGCCAGCAGTGCCGGAGTCAGCGCTGCGGCGTTCTGCGGGCTCACCCGTACCGCGGTGGTGACACCGGACGCGCTGATCCGGGCCACCGCGGCACCGAGCAACTCGGGATCCAACGGGGCGGCGTGCAACTGTTGCAGCAACCGGATCGCCGCCGTGGGCTCGGGCTCTTTGGCCGCGACCTCGGTCACCTGGGCGATCTTGGCCTCGACATCGGCGTGCCGACCGATCAGTCCCTCACCGTTGAGCACACCGAGTCCGCCGAGCCGGCCCAGCTCGATGGCGAACTCCGGGGAGACCAATGCGTCGGTGGGATGGGCCAGCACCGGCATCTCGAACCGGTAGGCATCCAGCTGCCAGGCGGTGGACACGTCCTTGGAGGAACGGGTGCGCCGCGAGGGCACGATATTGATGTCGTCGAGTTCATAGGTCCGACGGGCGGTACGGCCCATGCCGATCTCAACCATGTCACGCATGCGGGGTCACCCTTATCTTTCCGCGAGACCGACGTTTTGCAGCAAAAATACGAGAAGCGATCCGCAAAACGTCGGTTTCGGCGCTAACGCACGTAGTAGTTCGGTGCTTCGACGGTCATGGTGATGTCGTGCGGGTGGCTTTCCTTCAGGCCCGCCGCGGTGATTCGCACGAACTGCGCCTGCTGCAGCGTCTCGATGGTCGGCGAGCCGGTGTAGCCCATGGCCGCCCGCAGCCCACCGGTGAGCTGGTGGATAACCGTGCTCAGCGGGCCCCGGAACGGCACCCGGCCCTCGATGCCCTCTGGCACCAGCTTGTCCTCGGAGAGCGCGTCGTCCTGGAAGTAGCGGTCCTTGGAGTAAGACTTGCCCCCGCCGCGGCCCTGCATGGCACCCAGCGAGCCCATCCCGCGGTAGCTCTTGAACTGTTTGCCGTTGACGAAGATCAGCTCGCCAGGCGACTCGGCGGTGCCGGCCAGCAGCGAGCCGAGCATGGCCGTCGATGCGCCGGCGGCCAGCGCCTTGGCGATGTCGCCGGAGTACTGCAGGCCGCCGTCGGCGATCACCGGCACCCCCACCGGCGTGCAGACCGCCACGGCCTCCATGATGGCGGTGATCTGCGGGGCACCCACCCCGGCGACCACCCGGGTGGTGCAGATCGAGCCGGGCCCTACCCCGACCTTGACGGCGTCGGCGCCGGCCTCGACCAGCGCGGCGGCTCCGCTTCGGGTGGCCACGTTGCCGCCGACCACCTCGACGCGCTCCCCCACTTCGGCTTTGAGCTTGCCGACCATGTCGAGTACGCCGCGGTTGTGAGCGTGCGCGGTGTCCACGATCAGCACGTCCACCCCGGCGTCCACCAGGGTCATCGCGCGGATCCAGGCGTCGTCACCGACACCCACCGCGGCCCCGACCAGCAACCGTCCGTCGCTGTCCTTGGTGGCCAGCGGGTGCTGTTCGGTCTTGACGAAGTCTTTGACCGTGATCAGGCCGGTCAGTTTGCCGTGGCCGTCGACGATCGGCAGTTTCTCGATCTTGTGCCGGCGCAGCAGCCCCAGCGCAGCATCGGCGGAGACGCCCTCCTGGGCGGTGATCAGCGGCGCCTTGGTCATCACCTCGGCGACCGGCTTGTTCTGGTCGACCTCGAAACGCATGTCCCGATTGGTGATGATGCCGACCAGGGAGCCGTTCTTGTCCACCACCGGCAGTCCGGAGATACGGAATCGGGCGCACAGCGCATCCACCTCGGCCAGAGTGTTCTCCGGGGTGCAGGTGACGGGATCGGTGACCATCCCGGCCTCGGACCGTTTCACGGTCTCCACCTGGCCGGCCTGCTCAGTGACGGGCAGGTTGCGGTGCAGCACGCCCATGCCGCCGGCACGAGCCATCGCGATCGCCATCCGCGCCTCAGTGACGGTGTCCATCGCGGAACTGACCAGCGGCACCTTGAGCGTGATATTGCGCGTCAGGCGGCTCGCCGTGTCGGCGGTGGCCGGCACCACATCAGACGCCGCTGGGAGCAGCAGGACGTCGTCAAAGGTCAGCCCCAGCATCGCGATCTTGGGGGACTGCCCGTCCAGCGCGCCACCGGCGTAGACCGCGTCGTCGAGCGGGCCGGTGAGATAAGGGGCGCTCATCGGACCACTGACTTCGATTTTGGACAACCAACGGCCATCTGGGAGCCTCCACTACAAAGCCGGGGTGAGAACCCCATCTTAATCGCGGCGCGGGGATGCTTTCGCCCGCCACCACCTTGGCCGCCGAACGAGTCTCTTCGCCCACCGCTGGCGTTCTGTCAGTGCGACTGCGTACCCTGATGGGCGTGCGTGACCACCTGCCACCCGGTTTGCCGCCCGACCCGTTCGCCGACGATCCGCATGATCCCTCGGCCGCACTGGACGCCGTCGAACCGGGCCAGCCGCTGGACCCACAGGAGCGCAGCGCCGTCGAAGCAGATCTCGCCGATCTGGCGGTCTACGAAGCACTGCTGGCGCACCGCGGAATTCGCGGCCTGGTGGTGTGCTGTGACGATTGCCAGCAGGACCACTACCACGACTGGGACATGCTGCGGGCCAATCTCCTGCAGTTGCTGATCGACGGCACCGTCCGCCCGCACGAGCCTGCCTACGACCCGGAGCCGGACAGCTACGTGACGTGGGATTACTGCCGCGGCTACGCCGACGCGTCGCTCAACGGCGCAACCTCGGAAGCCGACGGCTACCGCTGATCAGGACCGTCGCCAGTCACCACCACGTTGGCGTACCAATTCTGCGGCGTCGTCACGGACGCCGCGTAGCTCTTCGGGTGTCCGGGTAGCACTGCCGACATCGACCAACATGCAGGCCAGTGCCCATCGCAACGGGATCAGACCCCGCCGCCCGGTTTCCTCCAGTGCGGCTTCGGCCACGGCGCGGGCCCGCTCGATGTTTCCCGCGCAGCACAGCGCCCCGGCCAGCACCACCTGACTCTTCACCCGGTGCCGCACCATGACGTCATCGGCCAGCTCAAGGGCCTGTTCGGCGTTGCGCACCGCGGTGGCGCCGTCGCCGGTGACCATCGCCAACTCCGCGGTCACCCAGTGCCGACGGACCGCCAGCCGGGCCGTCGCGCCGCGCGGCTCCGCCGGGGCCAGCTCCAATAGGG is a window encoding:
- a CDS encoding GuaB3 family IMP dehydrogenase-related protein, which produces MRDMVEIGMGRTARRTYELDDINIVPSRRTRSSKDVSTAWQLDAYRFEMPVLAHPTDALVSPEFAIELGRLGGLGVLNGEGLIGRHADVEAKIAQVTEVAAKEPEPTAAIRLLQQLHAAPLDPELLGAAVARISASGVTTAVRVSPQNAAALTPALLAAGVDLLVIQGTIISAERVAVDRDGAGEPLNLKTFISELDIPVVAGGVIDHRTALHLMRTGAAGVIVGYGSTSGVTTSDEVLGISVPMATAIADAAAARREYLDETGGRYVHVLADGDIHTSGDLAKAIACGADAVVLGTPLTAAAEAQGDGWYWPSAAAHPSLPRGALMQFAYGERPGLAQVLEGPSDDPFGSLNLVGGLRRAMAKAGYCDLKEFQKVGLTVGS
- a CDS encoding DUF5319 domain-containing protein, yielding MRDHLPPGLPPDPFADDPHDPSAALDAVEPGQPLDPQERSAVEADLADLAVYEALLAHRGIRGLVVCCDDCQQDHYHDWDMLRANLLQLLIDGTVRPHEPAYDPEPDSYVTWDYCRGYADASLNGATSEADGYR
- the guaB gene encoding IMP dehydrogenase; translated protein: MSAPYLTGPLDDAVYAGGALDGQSPKIAMLGLTFDDVLLLPAASDVVPATADTASRLTRNITLKVPLVSSAMDTVTEARMAIAMARAGGMGVLHRNLPVTEQAGQVETVKRSEAGMVTDPVTCTPENTLAEVDALCARFRISGLPVVDKNGSLVGIITNRDMRFEVDQNKPVAEVMTKAPLITAQEGVSADAALGLLRRHKIEKLPIVDGHGKLTGLITVKDFVKTEQHPLATKDSDGRLLVGAAVGVGDDAWIRAMTLVDAGVDVLIVDTAHAHNRGVLDMVGKLKAEVGERVEVVGGNVATRSGAAALVEAGADAVKVGVGPGSICTTRVVAGVGAPQITAIMEAVAVCTPVGVPVIADGGLQYSGDIAKALAAGASTAMLGSLLAGTAESPGELIFVNGKQFKSYRGMGSLGAMQGRGGGKSYSKDRYFQDDALSEDKLVPEGIEGRVPFRGPLSTVIHQLTGGLRAAMGYTGSPTIETLQQAQFVRITAAGLKESHPHDITMTVEAPNYYVR